Part of the Streptomyces sp. NBC_00457 genome, CCACTACCAGGACAGCGGCTATCAGGAACGTCGTCAGGGTGCCTTCCTGATAGCCGCCGAGTGCACCGAACCGGGAGCCACCTGCTTCTGCGTCTCCATGGGCAGCGGACCGGCGGCCGAGGCGGGCTTCGACCTGGCGCTGACCGAGATCGTCGACGAGGCGGGGCACCGCTTCCTGGTCCGTGTCGGCAGCGAGGCCGGGGACGAGGTCCTCGCCCTCGTACCCCACCGTCCCGCCGATCCGGAGACGGCGACCGCCGCCCGGGACGCGGTGGATACCGCCCGGGACCGGATGGGCCGGACCATGCCGCCTGTGGACCTGCGCACGCTGATGGGCGGGAGCCTGGAGGCCGACCGCTGGGACGACGTCGCAGCCCGCTGTCTGACCTGCGGCAACTGCACCATGGTCTGCCCCACCTGCTTCTGCACCACCACGGAGGAGGTCACCGACCTCACCGGCGACCACGCCGAGCGGTGGCAGCGCTGGGACTCCTGCTTCGACCTCGACTTCTCGTACCTGCACGGCGGCGCGGTGCGCTCCTCGCCGCGCAGCCGCTACCGGCAGTGGCTCACCCACAAACTCTCCACCTGGTACGACCAGTTCGGCAGCTCCGGCTGCGTGGGCTGCGGACGCTGCATCACCTGGTGCCCGGTCGGCATCGACATCACCGAGGAGGCGACGGCGCTCCACGACGAGCTCGCCGCCCGGCTGCGACAAGACGAAGGAAAGGAGCCGGAGCGATGACCTCCACCACCAATCTGAGCGCGGCCCTTCCGGCCGAGCATCGCGAACGTCTGATGCGGATCGCCCGCGAAGTGTCCTTCGAAGCGGGAACCCGCCTGTTCGAGG contains:
- a CDS encoding 4Fe-4S dicluster domain-containing protein, whose amino-acid sequence is MTDSPRAAVLDRNGLDALVKTLSAQGRTVIGPTVRDGAVVLAELASADQLPFGWGSEVEAGRYRLVPREDGGAFAHTAGPQSWKAFLHPQREKLWSADRTADGHLSVTAAHEEQPSYAFLGVRPCDLRAIAIQDRVLAGGHYQDSGYQERRQGAFLIAAECTEPGATCFCVSMGSGPAAEAGFDLALTEIVDEAGHRFLVRVGSEAGDEVLALVPHRPADPETATAARDAVDTARDRMGRTMPPVDLRTLMGGSLEADRWDDVAARCLTCGNCTMVCPTCFCTTTEEVTDLTGDHAERWQRWDSCFDLDFSYLHGGAVRSSPRSRYRQWLTHKLSTWYDQFGSSGCVGCGRCITWCPVGIDITEEATALHDELAARLRQDEGKEPER